The following are encoded in a window of Paenibacillaceae bacterium GAS479 genomic DNA:
- a CDS encoding processive 1,2-diacylglycerol beta-glucosyltransferase translates to MCARGQQRILVLTGTLGEGHNQAARAIAEAAAGAAPDAEVRVVDYMKWTHPKLHSVSRFCYMQGIKGLPLVYGYLYRATREENRLSSLFKQLRTFRTQRMLQLLEELQPTVVVSTFPAAAAAMSYLKQNWLTRVPSVTVLTDYARHSYWIHPGTDRYIVGAEPLRQALIAQGVSPGRVVATGIPVRSQFGKAYDRKALCHKHGLDESLPSILVMGGGDGLIGRSIMRLLEESSVLPRAQFIIVCGHNDRLRRQLQERLAGIEGHHRVLLTGYVPYVHELMAAADVMVTKPGGLTVSEALSQELPMILFKPIPGQEQENSAYLAGLGAALEAGSRNELLERLRQVLAHSSLRARLRRNAARHKPVEGARRALQAILELHATGGTALQVQVQAMGASPAPAVVGDTVTVAAAAVAAANGAAVLRAPRSQPDTANVLPF, encoded by the coding sequence GTGTGTGCGAGGGGACAGCAACGAATCCTAGTCCTGACCGGAACGCTAGGAGAGGGTCATAACCAGGCAGCGCGCGCGATTGCGGAGGCAGCAGCAGGAGCTGCCCCGGACGCTGAGGTACGGGTTGTGGATTATATGAAATGGACGCATCCCAAGCTCCATTCGGTCAGCAGGTTCTGCTACATGCAGGGAATCAAGGGGTTACCGTTGGTATACGGCTATCTGTACCGTGCGACTAGAGAGGAGAATCGTTTATCCTCGCTGTTCAAGCAGCTTAGAACCTTCCGCACGCAGCGGATGCTGCAGCTGCTGGAGGAGTTGCAGCCAACGGTCGTTGTGAGCACCTTTCCGGCAGCAGCTGCAGCGATGTCCTACCTGAAACAAAATTGGCTTACCAGAGTACCGTCTGTAACCGTGCTAACTGATTACGCGCGTCACAGCTACTGGATCCATCCTGGCACCGATCGTTATATCGTTGGGGCGGAGCCGCTTCGTCAGGCTTTGATCGCGCAAGGCGTGTCACCGGGACGAGTGGTGGCAACGGGAATTCCGGTGCGATCCCAGTTCGGCAAGGCCTACGACCGCAAGGCGTTGTGCCATAAGCATGGGCTCGATGAGTCCTTGCCGTCGATTTTGGTCATGGGCGGTGGGGATGGACTGATCGGGCGCAGCATAATGCGTTTACTGGAGGAGTCGTCGGTATTGCCACGAGCCCAGTTCATCATCGTATGCGGCCATAATGATCGCTTGCGCCGCCAGCTACAGGAACGTCTGGCAGGGATCGAGGGACATCATCGCGTGCTGCTGACAGGCTACGTGCCTTACGTGCACGAATTGATGGCGGCTGCTGATGTCATGGTGACTAAGCCGGGCGGACTTACCGTGTCCGAGGCGCTTTCACAGGAGCTGCCGATGATTTTGTTCAAGCCGATCCCGGGCCAAGAACAAGAGAACTCCGCTTATCTGGCGGGACTAGGCGCCGCTTTGGAAGCAGGCAGCCGTAATGAGCTGCTGGAGCGGCTGCGCCAGGTGTTAGCCCATTCCTCGCTGCGCGCGCGGCTGCGCCGCAACGCGGCTCGGCACAAACCCGTCGAGGGTGCCCGCCGTGCGCTGCAAGCGATTCTGGAACTGCACGCGACAGGCGGAACAGCGTTGCAGGTCCAGGTACAGGCCATGGGAGCATCCCCTGCTCCGGCTGTAGTGGGTGACACAGTTACAGTGGCGGCAGCCGCGGTTGCTGCGGCGAATGGAGCCGCGGTGCTGCGAGCTCCGCGCAGCCAGCCTGATACGGCCAATGTTTTACCTTTTTAA
- a CDS encoding CubicO group peptidase, beta-lactamase class C family — translation MGKPDKVLLKIQEVTERRRIVGMACAFLIRGRVVWKGNVGQADIERKLPVTDKTIFRIASISKTVTAVALLQLVEQGRCSLDDDVGRLLGLPLRHPLYREESIKLRNLMTHTSGLRDEYKAFAAASRQEPMLPLSELLMPGGGWQPTKLWGDKPPGDPTGYAYSNLGAIVMATIVERLSGERFDRYCRKHLLLPLGMTDSSFNLDDIDDPNRLAVLYERDSATGQYRAAADADRGVRPDPLDLREYVPGVNGSLFEPQGGLRTTITDLSRWLELLAGRGERNGVRLLQARTVQNMLSQHWKREPQEGFYRESGLQLQRTRDLFPGRLMVGQAGHAYGLRSGMYFEPDTGMGIVYAMNGLDDAKDGHVFTAAERELTAAMTEIFLKKK, via the coding sequence ATGGGCAAGCCGGACAAAGTATTACTGAAAATACAGGAAGTGACGGAGCGCCGCCGAATCGTCGGGATGGCTTGCGCTTTTCTCATTCGCGGCCGTGTCGTTTGGAAGGGGAACGTCGGCCAAGCCGACATTGAAAGAAAGCTTCCCGTCACTGACAAAACGATTTTTCGCATTGCTTCCATTTCTAAAACGGTTACGGCGGTCGCTTTGCTGCAACTGGTAGAGCAAGGACGGTGTAGTCTGGATGACGATGTCGGGCGGCTGCTTGGTCTGCCGCTGCGTCATCCGCTCTACCGGGAAGAGTCAATCAAGCTCCGCAATCTGATGACCCATACGAGCGGACTGCGGGATGAATACAAGGCGTTCGCCGCCGCATCACGCCAGGAGCCGATGCTTCCATTATCGGAGCTGCTAATGCCCGGAGGGGGCTGGCAGCCGACCAAGCTTTGGGGGGACAAGCCGCCGGGTGATCCGACTGGTTATGCATACTCCAATCTTGGTGCTATCGTGATGGCGACGATTGTGGAACGACTGAGCGGCGAGCGATTCGACCGGTACTGCCGCAAACATTTGCTCTTGCCGCTTGGCATGACTGATTCCAGCTTCAATTTGGACGATATCGATGATCCCAATCGGCTGGCTGTTCTATACGAGCGGGATTCTGCCACGGGCCAGTACAGGGCCGCTGCCGATGCTGACCGGGGCGTTCGTCCTGATCCTCTTGACCTTCGCGAGTATGTGCCCGGTGTGAACGGCTCGCTTTTCGAGCCTCAAGGCGGACTGCGGACGACGATTACGGATCTGTCTCGCTGGCTAGAGCTGTTGGCTGGTCGGGGCGAGCGGAATGGCGTACGTCTGCTGCAGGCGCGTACGGTTCAAAATATGCTGAGTCAGCACTGGAAGCGGGAGCCGCAGGAAGGCTTTTATCGCGAGAGCGGCCTGCAGCTGCAGCGGACGCGTGATCTTTTTCCAGGACGTCTGATGGTTGGTCAAGCAGGGCATGCTTACGGTTTGCGCAGCGGGATGTACTTCGAGCCCGACACTGGCATGGGCATTGTGTATGCGATGAACGGCCTGGACGACGCCAAGGATGGCCATGTGTTCACGGCTGCGGAGAGGGAGCTTACGGCGGCCATGACCGAGATTTTTCTGAAGAAGAAATAG
- a CDS encoding acyl-CoA thioester hydrolase — MSKGEFMGPDRQAWLDSFQFSIPLKIRYCETDMLGHVNNVSYFMYFEQGRIEYFENLNLTEDLFSDKTVSVVADLECQYLAQIYLKDKLRLHVKIARLGRSSIDIHYALTVEDQLKAAGRGAVVLINTASGRSTEIPEHAREAIQQYEGRQLEQ; from the coding sequence ATGAGCAAAGGCGAGTTTATGGGGCCGGATCGCCAGGCCTGGCTGGACAGCTTCCAGTTTTCCATTCCGCTGAAAATACGCTATTGCGAGACGGATATGCTGGGACATGTAAATAATGTAAGTTATTTTATGTATTTTGAGCAGGGAAGAATAGAGTACTTCGAGAATTTGAATCTTACAGAGGATTTGTTCAGCGACAAGACGGTGTCCGTCGTAGCGGATCTAGAGTGCCAGTATTTGGCTCAGATCTATTTGAAGGATAAGCTGCGTCTCCATGTCAAAATAGCCCGGCTAGGCCGCTCTTCCATCGATATCCACTATGCATTGACGGTGGAAGATCAGCTGAAGGCGGCAGGCCGGGGAGCAGTTGTGCTTATCAATACGGCCAGCGGCCGGTCCACCGAAATACCTGAGCATGCTCGCGAAGCGATCCAGCAGTACGAGGGTCGGCAGTTGGAGCAGTAG
- a CDS encoding myo-inositol-1(or 4)-monophosphatase: MEPPINSVLPKAREIATKAAREAGALARDYFTKDKQIVEKGEDGDLVTIADTLAEEIIISHILGAFPDHAIRSEETGWRGVEGDWLWLVDPLDGTNNYAIGLPVYGVSITLLYRKEPVLGVICDSHLDLLYVAEKGKGAECNGLPISIRRSPTVPRMTVGWIQGHVVGKDKRVLALKHHLEGSFKRVLRLWAPAIQWCMLARGDLDAMVLYNSEGDDLYAGLLLAREAGAVVTDFSGEPFIGMNPEPYLIASHPDHIQELISLVDQGLSAT; encoded by the coding sequence ATGGAACCCCCAATCAACTCTGTATTGCCAAAGGCAAGAGAAATCGCCACTAAGGCGGCAAGAGAGGCAGGCGCGCTGGCGCGGGATTATTTTACGAAGGACAAGCAGATCGTGGAAAAGGGAGAGGATGGTGATCTGGTCACGATAGCGGATACGCTTGCTGAGGAGATCATTATTAGCCATATTCTTGGAGCATTCCCGGATCATGCGATTCGCAGTGAGGAAACCGGCTGGAGGGGCGTGGAGGGAGACTGGCTGTGGCTGGTCGATCCGCTGGACGGCACGAACAACTACGCAATTGGTCTGCCGGTATATGGGGTGTCTATTACACTTCTATACCGCAAGGAGCCTGTACTTGGCGTCATCTGTGACTCGCATTTGGACCTGCTCTATGTTGCTGAAAAAGGAAAAGGAGCGGAGTGCAACGGCCTCCCGATTTCCATTCGGCGGAGCCCTACAGTCCCGAGGATGACCGTTGGTTGGATTCAAGGGCATGTCGTCGGCAAAGATAAACGAGTCCTCGCGTTGAAGCATCATCTTGAAGGAAGCTTCAAACGGGTGCTGCGCCTATGGGCGCCTGCCATTCAGTGGTGTATGCTCGCACGCGGCGATTTGGATGCAATGGTGCTGTACAATTCGGAGGGCGACGATCTGTATGCAGGTTTGCTGCTTGCTCGCGAGGCGGGTGCTGTGGTAACCGACTTTAGCGGAGAGCCTTTTATCGGCATGAACCCCGAACCGTACCTGATCGCCTCTCATCCGGACCATATCCAGGAGCTAATTAGTTTGGTTGATCAGGGTCTGTCCGCTACATAA
- a CDS encoding Threonine/homoserine/homoserine lactone efflux protein has translation MNSFLTYVVLGLALSAPIGPINAAQLDKGARFGFMHAWLVGLGAMTADALYMLMIYFGVAHFLDTEFMRTLLWSFGFFVLVYTGIDTLRASTLPLEKGAVGSASKLGSLRTGFLMALLNPLNILFWLGIYGSIIAGSSGQGGLSLLLLHSTGIFAGILLWDVIMASLASTLRRFASSRLLQGISGAAGLSLVVFGLYFGWKAVQQLAA, from the coding sequence ATGAATTCTTTTTTAACCTATGTCGTGCTCGGTCTGGCACTCAGCGCTCCGATCGGTCCGATCAATGCGGCTCAGCTGGACAAGGGAGCCCGTTTTGGCTTCATGCATGCCTGGCTTGTCGGGTTAGGCGCAATGACGGCGGACGCCTTGTACATGCTGATGATCTACTTCGGCGTCGCTCATTTCCTGGATACAGAGTTCATGAGAACTCTGTTATGGTCATTCGGCTTTTTCGTGCTTGTTTACACAGGCATCGACACGCTGCGCGCCTCTACTCTCCCGCTGGAAAAAGGGGCTGTCGGATCAGCCTCTAAGCTCGGCTCTTTGCGTACAGGCTTCCTAATGGCGCTGCTTAATCCGCTCAACATCCTTTTCTGGCTCGGCATTTACGGCTCAATCATCGCCGGAAGCTCCGGCCAGGGCGGCCTCTCGCTGCTGCTACTGCACAGCACCGGAATTTTTGCCGGCATCCTGCTCTGGGATGTCATAATGGCCTCGCTGGCGAGCACGCTTCGACGCTTCGCCAGCAGTCGCCTTTTGCAAGGCATATCCGGCGCCGCCGGACTGTCGCTGGTCGTTTTTGGCCTTTATTTCGGCTGGAAGGCCGTCCAGCAGCTCGCCGCTTAA
- a CDS encoding N-acetylmuramoyl-L-alanine amidase, translated as MIRKLSLLLLAAMLLLPAWQDRPAAEAAAASYKVGTKSLAVHKDADSRSTVKGYLKQGTVVQVSEEKYGWAQVSGNGIKGWAAAHYLVEASSSSGNKGGAENLNQTSTEVWNEVSGSGVRLRSGPGAGYDIIGSVTTGDLVKRLKKQGNWSRVTTESGQTGWMSSQYVGNSVSKSSGKGLGPTAASSSRGSLQGKLIAVDPGHGGSDPGMIGKTHSTEEKDLTLNTSLMLVDELRERGARVVMTRNEDDEKPALSERVKTAGGADAFVSVHYNSATNKASGSLVFYYSKSKDAPLARAVEAELQGLSLRSNGISFGDYHVLRENRLPSVLVELGFLSNKKDEEEVRNSSYQRSAARAIAEGLQNYFSRQSD; from the coding sequence ATGATTCGTAAACTATCACTGTTGTTGTTGGCGGCTATGCTGCTGCTTCCTGCTTGGCAGGATCGTCCGGCGGCTGAAGCCGCTGCGGCAAGCTACAAGGTTGGGACCAAATCGCTCGCAGTACATAAAGATGCGGACAGCCGATCGACCGTAAAGGGTTATTTGAAGCAAGGGACAGTTGTGCAAGTGTCGGAAGAAAAGTATGGCTGGGCTCAAGTTAGTGGAAACGGGATTAAGGGATGGGCGGCCGCGCATTATCTCGTAGAAGCTTCCTCCTCTTCCGGCAATAAAGGTGGAGCTGAAAACTTAAATCAGACGTCGACCGAAGTATGGAACGAGGTTTCTGGCAGCGGAGTCCGACTGCGCAGCGGTCCAGGCGCCGGCTACGACATCATTGGAAGCGTGACGACCGGGGACCTGGTCAAACGGCTCAAAAAGCAAGGGAATTGGAGCCGCGTTACAACTGAATCCGGCCAGACAGGGTGGATGAGCAGCCAGTATGTGGGCAACAGCGTATCGAAGAGCTCCGGCAAAGGTCTCGGCCCGACAGCTGCTTCCTCTTCGCGAGGTAGTTTGCAGGGCAAGCTCATTGCTGTTGACCCTGGGCATGGAGGCAGCGACCCAGGTATGATCGGCAAGACGCATAGTACGGAAGAAAAAGATCTCACTCTCAACACTTCGCTGATGCTCGTCGATGAGCTGCGCGAACGCGGCGCGCGTGTTGTAATGACGAGGAACGAGGACGACGAGAAGCCGGCCCTGTCCGAACGGGTCAAGACGGCTGGTGGGGCGGACGCCTTCGTCAGCGTTCACTATAATTCCGCGACGAACAAGGCTAGCGGCTCACTCGTGTTTTATTACTCCAAAAGCAAAGACGCTCCGCTCGCTCGAGCGGTGGAAGCGGAGTTGCAGGGGCTGAGCCTGCGCAGCAATGGCATCTCCTTCGGGGACTATCATGTGCTGCGGGAGAACCGCCTGCCATCGGTTTTGGTGGAGCTGGGCTTCTTAAGCAACAAGAAGGACGAGGAAGAAGTGCGTAACTCCAGCTATCAGCGGTCTGCGGCTAGGGCGATCGCGGAGGGGCTGCAAAATTATTTTTCGCGGCAGTCTGACTGA
- a CDS encoding diguanylate cyclase (GGDEF) domain-containing protein/HDIG domain-containing protein: MGMSTRLRKIIAPVNSYLLLVFILGITLVCAYNYPFDLNYSPLEWTMIYSMIGCTVLLDHYTFRLPPEGHTQSMDSTIFLAATFVYGAKVSLLVLFISSIFIIFIRKEVAWWKHLLNFSVYTTMIFSADKVYKLLGGEVGQFSTSFLPAYVLSLAAYFSANVVFVGIYYFLLYKGRLVGILRLFLKEVLFAYLSILLLSMVLVVLVINTHIFGLFLFLIIAVLLSHVFKQLFFMYHEINDKANKDQRTGLFNHSYLEEKLDEYIKLHREEGQAFSFAMLDLDDFKKYNDLHGHPQGDNLLSFVGSIIKEECQSHEFVCARYGGEEFAVIMPGLDKNKARTFINQLRKRINNSPFDGVDVLPHGCISFSAGVMEMNSDTFEKSQLVGFSDRAMYISKSKGKNMVTIYGEQTYLPQLFEHEINELEQQIRVFLSKDVYTFKHSKRVYSYAVDMAEVLDLCEEERRMLILGALIHDIGKLEVPREVLNKRTKLTSDEWELIKKHVTFGKEFLLATGKYADLVPLVELHHERYDGNGYPHALKGTEIPRLARMLCIIDSFDAMTTERPYQRTKSFHEALDEMRRCTGSQFDPELVVPFIRYIEGRIEQGDIPEEALQAMEQQQNQEV; this comes from the coding sequence ATGGGAATGTCCACTCGCCTTAGAAAAATCATAGCGCCGGTTAATAGTTACCTTCTACTAGTTTTCATATTAGGTATCACGCTGGTTTGCGCATACAACTACCCATTCGATCTTAATTACTCACCATTAGAGTGGACGATGATTTACTCCATGATTGGCTGTACCGTCCTCTTAGACCACTATACCTTTCGTCTGCCTCCCGAAGGGCATACACAGTCGATGGACTCTACAATATTTCTCGCAGCAACTTTTGTTTATGGAGCCAAAGTGTCATTGCTAGTTCTTTTCATTAGTTCTATTTTTATTATTTTCATTCGCAAAGAAGTAGCATGGTGGAAACATCTGCTTAACTTTTCCGTTTATACTACGATGATTTTTAGTGCGGATAAGGTATATAAGCTACTTGGCGGCGAGGTTGGACAGTTTAGTACAAGTTTTCTGCCTGCATATGTTTTATCGCTCGCAGCTTATTTCAGCGCTAACGTTGTATTTGTGGGAATTTATTATTTTCTCTTATATAAAGGGAGACTAGTGGGAATTCTACGATTGTTTTTAAAAGAAGTTTTGTTTGCATATTTAAGCATCTTACTGCTTTCCATGGTATTGGTTGTTTTAGTAATAAATACTCATATTTTTGGTCTATTTCTTTTTCTTATTATTGCAGTGTTGCTCTCCCATGTTTTCAAGCAGCTATTCTTCATGTACCACGAAATAAATGACAAGGCAAATAAAGACCAGCGTACCGGACTGTTTAATCATAGTTATCTGGAAGAGAAGCTGGATGAATATATTAAGCTTCATCGCGAGGAAGGCCAAGCGTTCTCCTTTGCCATGCTGGATTTGGACGACTTCAAAAAGTACAACGACCTGCACGGACATCCCCAAGGAGATAACCTCTTGAGTTTCGTTGGCTCTATCATCAAAGAAGAATGCCAATCCCATGAGTTCGTCTGCGCCCGTTACGGGGGCGAGGAATTTGCCGTCATCATGCCGGGACTGGACAAGAATAAAGCCCGGACGTTCATCAATCAGCTGCGCAAAAGGATTAACAACTCTCCTTTTGATGGGGTAGACGTTTTGCCTCATGGTTGTATCTCCTTCTCTGCAGGCGTTATGGAAATGAACTCAGACACGTTCGAGAAATCACAGCTTGTAGGTTTTTCCGACCGTGCTATGTACATTTCAAAATCCAAAGGCAAAAATATGGTCACCATATATGGCGAGCAGACCTATTTGCCACAGCTTTTCGAGCATGAGATCAATGAGCTTGAGCAGCAGATTCGGGTGTTCCTATCCAAAGATGTCTACACCTTTAAGCATTCCAAGCGTGTCTATTCATATGCGGTAGATATGGCAGAGGTGCTCGACCTGTGCGAAGAAGAGCGGAGGATGCTTATTCTCGGCGCATTGATTCATGATATCGGTAAGCTGGAAGTGCCGCGCGAAGTGCTGAACAAGCGTACCAAGCTGACCAGCGATGAATGGGAGCTTATTAAAAAGCATGTGACTTTTGGCAAGGAATTTCTTCTGGCGACGGGCAAATACGCCGATCTTGTGCCGCTAGTGGAGCTGCATCATGAACGTTATGATGGCAACGGTTATCCGCATGCTCTTAAGGGGACGGAGATTCCGCGCTTGGCTCGCATGCTATGTATCATCGATTCCTTTGATGCGATGACAACCGAGCGTCCTTATCAGCGCACCAAGTCCTTCCATGAAGCGCTGGATGAAATGAGACGTTGTACGGGCAGCCAATTCGACCCCGAGCTTGTCGTTCCATTCATCCGTTATATAGAAGGACGTATCGAGCAAGGCGATATTCCCGAAGAGGCTCTGCAGGCGATGGAGCAGCAACAGAATCAGGAAGTTTAA
- a CDS encoding RNA polymerase sigma-70 factor, ECF subfamily, which yields MDNLEHIDKKKLAAKAVNGDEEAFLALMDAERHRMSRIAAACLHNEADVLEAIQETVCRAWLKRRDLRQPEFMSTWLVRILLRVCTDELSRRKRQPPNGRVDEQLEQLGAERFDAKGSMDEAEQTAGRLDMDALIESLEPPYRDVVQLKYGRDMTLADIAEALEKPPGTIKTWLHKALKQLREQLSAPAPRKEEQHGKRN from the coding sequence ATGGACAACCTGGAGCATATCGACAAAAAGAAGCTGGCTGCCAAAGCAGTTAACGGTGATGAGGAAGCGTTCCTCGCGTTAATGGATGCGGAACGGCATCGCATGAGCCGAATCGCGGCCGCTTGCCTGCATAATGAGGCTGACGTTCTGGAGGCGATCCAGGAGACGGTATGCCGTGCCTGGCTGAAACGGCGTGATTTGCGCCAGCCGGAGTTCATGAGCACTTGGCTCGTGAGGATCTTGCTCCGTGTTTGCACGGATGAGCTGTCCCGGCGCAAACGGCAGCCCCCAAATGGTCGCGTTGACGAACAGCTTGAACAGTTAGGAGCAGAGCGCTTCGACGCAAAGGGCAGTATGGACGAAGCGGAGCAAACAGCCGGACGGCTGGACATGGATGCGCTGATTGAGTCCTTGGAGCCTCCCTATCGGGACGTTGTCCAGCTCAAGTACGGGCGGGACATGACGCTGGCGGATATTGCAGAAGCGCTGGAGAAGCCGCCCGGTACGATCAAAACCTGGCTCCACAAAGCACTGAAGCAGCTTCGAGAACAGCTCTCGGCACCAGCGCCGAGAAAGGAGGAGCAGCATGGAAAACGAAACTAA
- a CDS encoding Cell wall-associated hydrolase, NlpC family codes for MTEVSLKKARVAVNVAGVWTGPGYARELDAPALASPADVRGWLGSMPYEQRLDLSEGNRLQTQLLLREQVLVAAEQDGWAQIYAPSQRTRKEPLGYRGWMPLAQLVFEPAAASLADFVSAEDLYAGPGKVEEVQVGSSAAEALLAGSGTGEPLHASIGIGIGTVEELLSDSGAAEPLQVESDTADALLAVVTAESAWLHRGAMEDDCEPQPWLELSYLTALPVLTGLGEWVQVQLPQGGSGLLRSSEVSQRRQVLGAAVSSANGRHSGRIIVEEAKRYLGLPYLWGGVSSFGYDCSGLVYSMHLAAGFLIPRDAADQALEGISVEREDLTPGDLLFFAYEEGKGRIHHVGICAGGGRMVHSPRTGRCVELVKFDESYELYREHCATRRYWR; via the coding sequence ATGACCGAGGTAAGCTTAAAGAAAGCGCGCGTCGCTGTGAACGTGGCAGGGGTATGGACCGGTCCAGGTTATGCCAGGGAGCTGGACGCTCCGGCGTTGGCATCACCGGCAGATGTGCGCGGTTGGCTCGGAAGCATGCCGTATGAGCAGCGGCTTGATCTCAGCGAGGGAAACCGACTACAAACTCAACTGCTGCTCCGTGAGCAGGTGCTCGTGGCTGCGGAGCAGGATGGTTGGGCGCAGATTTACGCACCTTCTCAGCGCACGCGCAAGGAGCCGCTTGGTTACCGGGGCTGGATGCCTTTGGCTCAGTTGGTTTTTGAGCCAGCGGCTGCTTCGCTTGCCGACTTCGTCTCAGCCGAGGACCTGTATGCTGGCCCGGGTAAAGTTGAGGAAGTACAGGTAGGCTCAAGTGCAGCCGAGGCGTTGCTTGCAGGATCGGGTACAGGCGAGCCGTTGCATGCAAGCATAGGCATAGGCATAGGCACAGTTGAAGAGCTACTATCAGACTCGGGCGCTGCTGAGCCGTTGCAGGTAGAATCAGATACAGCTGACGCGTTGCTGGCCGTAGTCACAGCTGAAAGCGCATGGTTGCATCGCGGCGCTATGGAAGACGACTGCGAGCCACAGCCTTGGCTGGAGCTGAGCTATCTCACTGCGCTCCCTGTTCTGACAGGGCTGGGAGAGTGGGTACAGGTTCAACTTCCTCAAGGAGGCAGCGGTCTGCTGCGCAGCTCCGAAGTGAGCCAGCGGCGGCAGGTTCTCGGAGCTGCTGTGTCTTCTGCGAACGGACGCCATTCCGGGCGCATCATTGTCGAGGAGGCGAAGCGCTACCTCGGTCTGCCTTATTTGTGGGGCGGCGTCTCCTCTTTTGGCTATGACTGCTCGGGTCTTGTTTATAGCATGCACTTGGCTGCCGGCTTCCTCATTCCACGTGACGCTGCTGACCAGGCTCTGGAGGGAATATCGGTGGAGCGAGAAGATCTGACTCCGGGCGACCTGCTGTTCTTCGCCTATGAGGAGGGTAAAGGACGCATCCATCATGTCGGCATTTGTGCCGGCGGCGGGCGAATGGTCCATTCTCCACGTACAGGCCGCTGCGTTGAGCTCGTAAAGTTTGACGAAAGCTACGAACTTTACCGAGAACATTGCGCCACACGCCGCTATTGGAGATGA
- a CDS encoding aminoglycoside 6-adenylyltransferase → MRSEKEMMELFLETARTDARIRAATLEGSRTNPNVPRDLFQDYDISYLVSELESFKADSSWIDRFGERLLLQTPEAMELFPAELGRRFSYLILFEDGNKLDLTLIPADEAEVYVTEDKLMQVLLDKDGLFPNVSPSTDEDYHVQRPSEALFSDCRNEFWMTSTYVAKGLWRREILFALDHLNEIMRPMLLQMLEWKVGFETGFSLSVGKNRKYLESCVSADTWDGLMQTYPGSSYVEIWEALFAAAKLFRETGEEVARHLGCPYPTSEDERMTEYLRQVVELPREAQSFPR, encoded by the coding sequence ATGCGATCTGAAAAGGAAATGATGGAGCTATTCCTGGAAACTGCCCGCACAGATGCCCGTATTAGGGCGGCTACGCTTGAAGGCTCACGGACGAATCCGAACGTGCCGCGCGATCTGTTTCAAGATTACGATATCAGCTATCTGGTGTCGGAGTTGGAGTCTTTCAAGGCTGATTCCAGCTGGATCGACCGTTTTGGAGAGCGGCTGCTGCTGCAAACACCGGAGGCGATGGAGCTTTTCCCGGCTGAGCTTGGACGGCGTTTTTCTTATCTTATTTTATTCGAGGATGGCAACAAGTTGGATCTGACGCTCATACCGGCCGATGAGGCGGAAGTTTACGTCACAGAAGACAAGCTGATGCAGGTGCTGCTTGATAAGGACGGCCTGTTCCCGAACGTTTCTCCCTCGACGGATGAGGATTATCACGTACAGAGACCGTCCGAGGCATTGTTTAGTGATTGTCGCAACGAGTTCTGGATGACATCTACTTACGTGGCAAAAGGGCTGTGGAGACGGGAAATTCTTTTTGCGCTGGACCATCTCAATGAAATTATGCGCCCGATGCTGTTGCAAATGCTAGAGTGGAAGGTCGGCTTTGAAACGGGATTCTCTCTAAGCGTTGGCAAAAACCGCAAATACTTGGAGAGCTGCGTCTCCGCAGACACCTGGGATGGGCTGATGCAGACTTATCCGGGTTCCTCCTACGTAGAAATTTGGGAGGCGTTGTTCGCGGCCGCCAAGCTGTTCCGTGAGACCGGGGAGGAGGTAGCTCGGCATCTTGGCTGCCCTTATCCGACTAGTGAGGATGAGCGGATGACCGAATATCTTCGTCAGGTGGTGGAGCTTCCCCGGGAGGCGCAATCGTTTCCCCGTTAG